In Deltaproteobacteria bacterium, one DNA window encodes the following:
- the motA gene encoding flagellar motor stator protein MotA: MGFVGILVVFGMVFGGFILAGGHMHIIFIAAPLELMIIGGAALGAYIIANPVKIIKMGMKLGMKAMTAKGPQKKDFLELMQLMFQLFQVFRKEGPQGIEKHIEEPEKSEIFKAYPGFMHNHHAVHFLCDTMKITLSAELSPYDVDDLLDGDIKAIHAEEHLAMHAVQAVADGFPGLGIVAAVLGIVKTMSHLTEGTEVIGTLVAKALVGTMLGVFGAYGMIGPTATKMAADIEAEGRYLACIKAAMVALQRGAPPLVCVEYARRTIMPEERPSFDEMDKATKEIKKAA, translated from the coding sequence TTGTTGGTATCCTTGTAGTTTTTGGTATGGTTTTTGGCGGCTTTATATTGGCCGGTGGTCATATGCACATCATTTTTATTGCGGCACCCTTGGAGCTTATGATTATCGGGGGAGCGGCTTTAGGAGCTTACATCATAGCTAATCCAGTTAAAATTATTAAGATGGGCATGAAGTTAGGAATGAAAGCGATGACGGCGAAGGGGCCTCAGAAAAAAGATTTTTTGGAGCTGATGCAATTAATGTTTCAGCTTTTTCAAGTTTTCAGAAAAGAAGGTCCTCAGGGAATTGAAAAACATATCGAAGAGCCAGAGAAAAGTGAGATATTTAAAGCGTATCCTGGTTTTATGCATAACCATCATGCTGTGCACTTTTTGTGTGATACGATGAAAATTACTCTTTCTGCGGAATTATCTCCCTATGATGTGGATGATCTTTTGGATGGCGATATTAAAGCTATACACGCTGAAGAACATCTAGCAATGCATGCGGTTCAGGCCGTGGCAGATGGATTTCCAGGTCTGGGGATTGTTGCTGCGGTTCTTGGGATCGTGAAAACAATGTCGCATTTGACGGAAGGGACAGAGGTTATCGGAACGCTGGTTGCCAAAGCCCTTGTGGGAACGATGTTGGGGGTTTTTGGAGCTTACGGTATGATTGGGCCGACGGCGACCAAAATGGCTGCTGATATTGAAGCAGAGGGAAGATATTTAGCTTGTATTAAGGCGGCGATGGTGGCTTTGCAAAGAGGGGCACCTCCCTTGGTTTGTGTTGAGTACGCAAGAAGAACTATCATGCCAGAAGAAAGACCGTCTTTCGACGAAATGGATAAGGCAACAAAAGAAATTAAAAAGGCTGCCTAA